A stretch of Microcoleus sp. bin38.metabat.b11b12b14.051 DNA encodes these proteins:
- a CDS encoding DUF5895 domain-containing protein: MTTNKTAKTSVNTESTVSPELIASEFQFDPSLMGEEFNAVRIPRLPYAIVINDNPCGIFIPEKNAIKAGWTNFEGLTEVELPSGTKEKGLFLSKVRMAVLGNVPPYIRYKTGDELGDLAGIVVGSYEFDRHLLDKKTMEVVSEHLVMFLDQSNNLLHTRPLRIRFKNVALWSLREALEEFYIAIELVFAKLTQTNASGKNDKWRSLCVFAAEFKAIKEGEGSNKSYCCKVGNYTMPSIENFGSIFLGTKIHKEQIWECYDMNISSLQPKALPGSEQMLLRSAE, from the coding sequence ATGACAACCAACAAAACTGCGAAAACATCTGTAAACACTGAATCTACTGTTTCCCCTGAATTGATCGCATCTGAATTTCAATTTGATCCTAGTTTGATGGGTGAAGAATTTAACGCAGTTCGCATCCCACGTCTTCCTTATGCGATCGTGATCAATGACAATCCATGCGGTATTTTCATCCCCGAGAAAAATGCTATCAAAGCGGGTTGGACTAATTTTGAAGGTTTGACCGAGGTTGAATTACCATCAGGAACCAAAGAGAAAGGTTTATTTCTGTCGAAAGTCCGCATGGCTGTACTAGGCAATGTTCCGCCTTACATCCGGTATAAGACTGGCGATGAACTTGGTGATTTAGCGGGAATCGTAGTTGGTAGCTACGAATTCGATCGGCACTTGTTAGACAAGAAAACGATGGAAGTCGTGAGCGAACATCTAGTCATGTTTTTGGATCAATCCAATAACCTTTTGCACACCCGTCCATTACGCATTCGATTCAAGAATGTTGCTTTGTGGTCTTTGCGTGAAGCTTTGGAAGAATTTTATATTGCGATCGAACTTGTTTTTGCCAAACTCACCCAAACCAATGCCAGCGGAAAGAACGACAAATGGCGCAGTCTTTGCGTCTTTGCTGCGGAATTTAAGGCAATCAAAGAAGGCGAAGGATCGAATAAATCCTACTGCTGCAAAGTAGGAAATTATACGATGCCCTCGATCGAAAACTTCGGCTCAATCTTTCTTGGCACCAAAATTCACAAAGAACAAATTTGGGAATGCTATGACATGAATATCAGCTCATTGCAACCAAAAGCATT